Proteins found in one Triticum aestivum cultivar Chinese Spring chromosome 4D, IWGSC CS RefSeq v2.1, whole genome shotgun sequence genomic segment:
- the LOC123099109 gene encoding transcription factor BHLH6: protein MESDMEVSLDFSWETPSFFELCDADSMHLPAEDSLSCLYEDSMSSPEGASSGLTRRWAGRNMLNERDRRMRLNEKLYAIRGVVPNITKMDKASIIQDAIAYIEELQEQERQILAAPRTDGGAAVVQADSTVDDGIGSPPRKIRRTTSASSMCSPPRKIRRTTPATHPVQILELEVTQVAEDLAVVNVRHRKVQEAMAKVYGVLESLCLNVITASVTVVADNIVHNMFIETDGIDCAQTIKEMVQSHSVISM, encoded by the exons ATGGAGTCCGACATGGAGGTGAGCTTGGATTTCTCTTGGGAGACGCCTAGCTTCTTCGAGCTCTGCGACGCTGATAG CATGCACCTTCCGGCTGAGGACTCTCTGTCATGTCTGTACGAGGACTCGATGAGCTCGCCGGAGGGCGCCAGCTCGGGGCTGACGAGGAGGTGGGCTGGCAGGAACATGCTCAACGAGAGGGACAGGCGCATGAGGCTCAACGAGAAGCTCTACGCCATTCGCGGCGTCGTTCCAAACATCACTAAG ATGGACAAGGCCTCCATCATCCAGGACGCCATCGCCTACATCGAGGAGCTGCAGGAGCAGGAGCGCCAGATTCTCGCCGCCCCCCgaaccgacggcggcgccgccgtgGTCCAGGCGGATTCGACCGTGGACGACGGCATCGGCTCCCCGCCACGGAAGATTAGGAGGACTACCTCCGCCTCCTCCATGTGTTCCCCGCCACGGAAGATTAGGAGGACTACCCCTGCCACGCATCCCGTCCAAATCCTCGAG ctggaggtgACGCAGGTGGCGGAGGATCTGGCAGTGGTTAACGTGAGACATAGAAAAGTGCAGGAGGCCATGGCGAAGGTGTATGGGGTGCTCGAGTCGCTCTGTCTCAATGTCATCACGGCAAGTGTGACCGTCGTGGCCGACAACATTGTCCACAACATGTTCATCGAG ACGGATGGAATTGATTGTGCTCAAACGATCAAGGAGATGGTACAGTCTCACTCGGTCATCTCAATGTGA
- the LOC123099108 gene encoding uncharacterized protein, whose product MKKGHFGQSKGRLWGFSMEMEEVVRRIKLGPGGGGGGGGGARRRKLGPGGGGGGADIISALPEDLLLQVLVRLRCAGAAARTSVLSRRWRGLWTSLPDLVFRGVALGSLQAALASVQAAAGPGVTLLDMCVPDALLHSVRESDMPPLLHAAAALSPVELRLAVGKGTQRLYLEVEVPRLPRAASVELRGLDLVFAAPRGSWLGFPALERLALTGCRANLTDLVLRCPRLRVFRLREDHGAHHMNIIIRSSSLQDLDVDTRIPFTYRIDIRAPALKRLAMLFSTSDKIIVLVSVLAPMLETVSWRCTYSTVSARLGLWGLSAVRLQTAENNGQLPPHVNVLSLFAAADDSYDFPEEVSLMTEIEKHMVTHFSVLELHVETLGHVFGAFALHILGMDQISTAIQSLKVILLSSEDDEACPENCPCEEPSNWRSQTISLTNLEKVEIEGFQGEGHELDFLKLVFRCAPMLKTMSVRLSDEVTASNDDCCKKIHDVFKMYPFVQCNVIVDLSPESRDSSYSGAST is encoded by the exons ATGAAGAAAGGACATTTTGGCCAGAGCAAAGGTCGGCTTTGGGGATTTTCCATGGAGATGGAAGAAGTAGTACGCCGTATCAAGCTgggtccaggcggcggcggcggaggaggaggaggagcacgccgTCGCAAGCTGGGTCCaggcggtggaggtggaggagcCGACATCATCAGCGCCCTCCCGGAGGATCTGCTTCTCCAGGTCCTCGTCCGCCTCCgctgcgccggcgccgccgcgcgcaCCAGCGTCCTCTCCCGCCGGTGGCGCGGCCTCTGGACCAGCCTCCCCGACCTCGTCTTCCGCGGCGTCGCGCTCGGCTCCCTCCAAGCGGCGCTGGCCTCGGTCCAAGCCGCGGCCGGGCCCGGGGTGACCCTCCTCGACATGTGCGTTCCCGACGCGCTCCTACACTCCGTCCGCGAGTCCGACATGCCCCCGCTGCTCCACGCCGCCGCGGCGCTCTCGCCGGTGGAGCTCCGCCTAGCCGTGGGGAAGGGCACGCAGCGCCTGTACCTGGAGGTGGAGGTGCCCCGCCTCCCCCGCGCCGcctcggtggagctccgagggctGGATCTCGTCTTCGCCGCCCCGCGCGGCAGCTGGCTGGGGTTCCCGGCGCTGGAGAGGCTCGCCCTCACCGGCTGCCGCGCCAACCTCACGGACCTGGTCCTCCGCTGCCCGCGCCTGCGCGTCTTCAGACTCAGGGAGGACCACGGCGCCCACCACATGAACATCATCATCAGATCCTCGTCGCTGCAGGACCTGGATGTGGACACCAGGATCCCCTTCACCTACCGCATTGACATCAGGGCGCCCGCGCTCAAGCGATTGGCCATGTTGTTCAGCACCAGCGACAAGATCATTGTGTTGGTCTCCGTTTTGGCACCGATGCTGGAGACGGTCTCATGGCGCTGCACTTATTCCACGGTGTCCGCCCGGCTTGGTCTTTGGGGCCTCTCCGCGGTGAGATTACAGACGGCGGAGAACAATGGGCAGCTTCCTCCTCATGTCAATGTCCTGTCGCTGTTCGCGGCTGCCGAT GATTCATATGATTTTCCAGAGGAAGTCAGCCTTATGACGGAGATAGAGAAACATATGGTTACCCATTTCTCTGTTTTGGAGCTACATGTCGAAACGTTGGGGCATGTTTTTGGAGCATTTGCATTGCACATCCTTGGAATGGATCAGATTTCCACTGCTATACAAAGCCTTAAAGTCATCCTGCTGAGTTCAGAG GATGATGAAGCATGCCCAGAGAATTGCCCTTGTGAGGAGCCCAGTAACTGGAGAAGCCAAACTATCTCCTTGACCAATCTTGAAAAAGTGGAAATCGAAGGCTTCCAAGGAGAAGGTCACGAGTTAGATTTCTTGAAACTGGTATTTAGATGCGCACCAATGCTGAAAACAATGTCTGTGAGGCTGTCAGATGAGGTCACAGCAAGTAACGACGATTGCTGCAAGAAAATACATGACGTCTTCAAGATGTATCCTTTTGTGCAATGCAATGTGATTGTGGATCTTAGTCCTG AGTCAAGAGACAGCAGCTATAGTGGTGCCTCGACATGA